A single genomic interval of Stieleria maiorica harbors:
- a CDS encoding DUF2784 domain-containing protein: MIYRFLADITVAVHFGYVTFVVLGAVATLIGAMRGWHWVRNRWFRGIHLAMILVVVLEAWVGVTCPLTTLEQDFRSAAGEQTYQGDFIANWMHEAMFFELDPWVFTVGYTLFGALVVANLVFVPPRWRKGK, translated from the coding sequence GTGATCTATCGATTTTTGGCTGACATCACGGTGGCGGTCCACTTTGGTTACGTCACGTTCGTGGTCCTGGGAGCGGTCGCGACGCTGATCGGCGCGATGCGGGGCTGGCATTGGGTCCGCAACCGCTGGTTTCGAGGGATCCATCTGGCGATGATTTTGGTGGTGGTGCTGGAGGCATGGGTGGGAGTGACGTGCCCGTTGACGACACTGGAACAGGACTTTCGTTCGGCCGCCGGTGAGCAGACGTACCAGGGTGACTTCATCGCCAACTGGATGCACGAGGCGATGTTCTTTGAACTGGATCCCTGGGTCTTCACGGTCGGCTACACGTTGTTCGGCGCCTTGGTCGTCGCCAATCTGGTGTTCGTGCCGCCGCGCTGGCGCAAGGGCAAGTGA
- a CDS encoding tetratricopeptide repeat protein, translated as MSVIGFSGGCDCGRGLPLRWADRAGVIGGMVLALAVLTLGCDRSGDDTVESRSDPVPVVKEAAPEPSISQPEPLPQSEPTPQPQTVDQEASMVQAVDVHDNDASTIADPAKRAAEALRSGDVDAAYRYAREAMFRSPQDPQVVFLMARVLGRRQRFPEAVRMLDRLAEAHPETRLPGLGQSSEWLVLHGDYAGAETRLRTILDEVPTIAMPHRALARLLLGLGRRAEAEEHLRRLCRMGDVNDLELVSLLRISSPLPGGNAIEPLSDSAAVLSLVGENRFEEARQRLLEIEQPDELQHALLGRLAVLLGDTDALSRWSQTEQTQHGSVHVQFVLAAQHVQLGDDESATRHLCRVVMQDPTDDHAYRMLSGTLERLGLDEASRTATQRWKWIHRTHVIAAELNRAPNDRFDLIGELVQILDQLQRHDESLAWQSMQVIHGQAVLTKQQAIERMGQINRRRMELSAAGTLGPDDEFIRCGVDLESLAASE; from the coding sequence ATGAGTGTGATTGGTTTCAGCGGCGGATGTGATTGCGGACGGGGTCTGCCACTGCGGTGGGCGGATCGTGCCGGCGTGATCGGCGGCATGGTGCTCGCATTGGCGGTTTTGACGCTCGGCTGTGATCGCTCCGGTGACGACACAGTCGAGAGTCGCTCCGATCCGGTCCCCGTCGTCAAGGAGGCTGCGCCAGAACCGTCGATTTCTCAGCCGGAGCCACTGCCACAGTCGGAGCCGACGCCGCAGCCGCAGACGGTCGATCAGGAAGCTTCGATGGTTCAGGCGGTGGACGTGCATGATAATGATGCATCGACGATCGCTGATCCTGCCAAGCGTGCCGCCGAAGCGTTGCGAAGCGGCGATGTCGATGCGGCTTATCGGTATGCCCGCGAAGCGATGTTTCGATCCCCCCAAGACCCGCAGGTGGTGTTTTTGATGGCCCGCGTACTGGGGCGGCGGCAGCGTTTTCCTGAAGCGGTGCGGATGCTGGACCGCTTGGCCGAGGCGCATCCCGAGACTCGATTGCCCGGTTTGGGGCAATCGTCCGAGTGGCTGGTTTTGCATGGCGACTACGCCGGTGCGGAGACGCGACTGCGAACGATCCTGGACGAAGTGCCGACCATTGCGATGCCGCATCGTGCGCTCGCGCGGCTGTTGCTGGGATTGGGCCGCCGCGCCGAAGCGGAGGAGCATCTGCGTCGACTCTGTCGCATGGGTGATGTCAACGATTTGGAGCTGGTCTCATTGCTTCGCATTTCATCCCCGTTGCCCGGCGGCAATGCGATCGAGCCACTTTCCGATTCGGCAGCCGTCTTGTCTTTGGTCGGGGAGAACCGATTTGAAGAGGCGAGGCAGCGGTTGCTGGAGATCGAGCAGCCAGACGAATTGCAGCACGCGCTGCTGGGGCGTTTGGCGGTGCTGCTGGGTGACACCGACGCACTGTCCCGCTGGAGTCAGACCGAACAAACGCAACATGGAAGCGTTCATGTCCAGTTCGTCTTGGCGGCACAGCACGTCCAGTTGGGTGACGACGAATCAGCGACGCGACACCTTTGCCGCGTTGTGATGCAAGATCCGACCGACGACCATGCCTATCGCATGCTCAGCGGTACGCTGGAAAGACTGGGGCTGGATGAAGCTTCACGCACCGCCACGCAGCGTTGGAAGTGGATTCATCGGACGCATGTGATCGCGGCGGAATTGAATCGGGCACCGAACGACAGGTTCGATCTGATCGGCGAGTTGGTTCAAATCTTGGATCAATTGCAACGACACGATGAATCGCTCGCCTGGCAGAGCATGCAGGTGATCCACGGGCAAGCGGTACTGACGAAGCAACAGGCGATCGAGCGAATGGGGCAGATTAACCGGCGTCGAATGGAGTTGAGCGCGGCGGGGACGCTGGGACCTGACGATGAATTCATTCGCTGTGGAGTGGATCTGGAGTCGCTCGCGGCATCCGAGTGA